The following coding sequences are from one Leishmania major strain Friedlin complete genome, chromosome 36 window:
- a CDS encoding putative caltractin, which yields MQDAGRALYTVTGQRVARSELLKLIAFAQDAVAKQQQELQNGQDQVSSQRRSVTTSAGSKSSPDATTASDGDATRFVISTRSSSPAGESISTFSVGESPLTTQHGTTSTFAASATISPAPPSATASVSQIRFVSPHSHLLDSSDGIDLDVFEQMVLRKLKHRSYEEELTYTFALLEDKSYPGFITKESVRRIAAETGEPLTEAEIAEMFDPLVTGVSTAAVDLSTFTDLQLKARKAEDS from the coding sequence ATGCAGGACGCAGGGCGTGCTCTCTACACCGTTACCGGTCAGCGGGTGGCGCGATCAGAACTTCTAAAACTCATCGCCTTTGCTCAGGACGCTGTggcaaagcagcagcaggaacTGCAGAACGGGCAGGATCAAGTGTCATCTCAGCGGCGTTCTGTGACAACGAGCGCCGGATCAAAAAGTTCACCGGATGCGACTACAGCCTCGGATGGCGATGCGACGCGCTTCGTTATTAGCACCCGCTCATCTAGTCCAGCAGGCGAATCCATTAGCACCTTTAGCGTGGGAGAATCGCCCCTGACAACTCAGCATGGCACTACTTCGACATTCGCGGCATCAGCAACAATctctcccgcccctccctccgcgaCCGCTTCGGTGAGTCAAATCCGATTTGTTTCACCTCACTCTCACTTGCTggacagcagcgatggcaTCGATCTCGACGTCTTTGAGCAGATGGTCCTGCGCAAGCTGAAGCACCGCAGCTACGAAGAAGAGCTGACGTACACCTTCGCGCTACTCGAGGATAAGTCTTACCCTGGCTTCATCACGAAGGAGAGTGTGCGCCGCATTGCCGCTGAGACGGGAGAGCCActgacggaggcggagatcGCGGAGATGTTCGACCCACTCGTTACAGGGGTGTCAACCGCTGCGGTGGATCTCTCAACATTCACGGACCTTCAGCTGAAAGCTCGCAAAGCAGAAGACTCTTAA
- a CDS encoding putative acid phosphatase yields the protein MNVARLVSAFGLHSGRRNKPSTAPETSYPVHPPVNINWTQQSLDSNITKAERKEILKSKLVLTKLVVLNRHGHRAPNAPFWKMCPNDINSKKRYDVSAEDLTGLGMEEEYNFGQYVRNTYHAFLGDKFNRMLHYFRAVGEPRILQSAMAMAQGIFPDGFGPGGYLPSRPQFVPIFSDMDTHEYLLDDVPCFRRAENDSHRWIDKRYQNFIDDPNTGRVLKMIKEVCGEYIGAAEGYAYIKTVADGLTFNSDIGLKVAKGRLTPEMLFSIRNVSLQLLMQRLYGTDEQQTYMAVDLPRNILQTLNHTHVGDTPEQLNDFTDTRQESTFYFMHREALYAFAQFFGFQYNVAGLPPGELPVASSIIMEKLVPHRDQYSHNASHIYVHITLWTPYNGIYTIPISTCRIPELCELKELQYIHDTRVNRTGTWEQLCNYTPQEIDHTTDIR from the coding sequence ATGAATGTGGCGAGGCTCGTCTCAGCGTTCGGTCTCCACTCTGGGCGACGCAATAAGCCGTCAACGGCGCCTGAGACAAGTTACCCCGTGCATCCCCCCGTGAACATCAACTGGACGCAGCAGAGCCTGGACTCCAATATAACCAAGGCGGAGCGCAAGGAGATTCTCAAGAGCAAGCTGGTGCTGACGAAGCTGGTGGTGCTCAACCGCCACGGCCACCGCGCACCGAACGCGCCGTTCTGGAAGATGTGCCCAAATGACATCAACAGCAAGAAGCGCTACGACGTCAGTGCCGAGGACTTGACTGGGCTCGgcatggaggaggagtaCAATTTTGGCCAGTATGTGCGAAACACCTATCACGCCTTTCTTGGAGACAAGTTCAACCGCATGCTGCACTATTTCCGCGCTGTTGGCGAACCGCGCATCTTGCAgtcggcgatggcgatggCCCAAGGGATCTTCCCGGATGGATTCGGTCCGGGCGGCTACTTGCCATCGCGGCCGCAGTTTGTGCCCATCTTTTCTGACATGGACACGCACGAGTACCTGCTCGATGACGTGCCGTGCTTCCGGCGGGCCGAGAACGACTCGCATCGGTGGATCGACAAGCGCTATCAGAACTTCATCGATGACCCGAACACGGGTCGTGTGCTAAAGATGATAAAGGAAGTGTGCGGCGAGTACATCGGCGCGGCGGAAGGCTATGCCTACATCAAGACTGTGGCAGACGGTCTCACGTTCAACAGCGACATCGGTCTGAAGGTGGCCAAGGGCAGGCTGACACCGGAGATGCTATTCAGCATTCGCAACGtctcgctgcagctcctcatGCAGCGCCTCTACGGCACAGATGAGCAACAGACGTACATGGCGGTCGACCTCCCCCGCAACATCCTGCAGACGCTTAACCACACCCATGTCGGAGATACCCCGGAGCAGCTGAACGACTTCACCGACACGCGGCAGGAGTCCACCTTTTACTTCATGCACCGAGAGGCCCTCTACGCCTTCGCACAGTTTTTCGGATTTCAATACAACGTAGCTGGATTACCACCGGGCGAGTTGCCCGTGGCGTCCTCCATCATTATGGAGAAGCTCGTGCCCCATCGCGACCAGTACTCCCACAACGCCTCCCACATCTACGTCCACATAACGCTCTGGACACCGTACAATGGCATCTACACAATACCCATCTCCACCTGCCGTATCCCCGAGCTGTGTgagctgaaggagctgcagtACATCCACGACACCCGCGTGAACCGCACGGGTACATGGGAGCAGCTGTGCAACTACACGCCGCAAGAAATCGATCACACAACGGATATTCGTTGA